A stretch of DNA from Candidatus Cloacimonadota bacterium:
TATGAAAGGAGCAAACAGAAATGTATAAAAAATATAAACATACACAAACTGGTAATTTAATGTTAATTGTCTTATGTATTGTTCTTGCATTTATAGTTTTCTTTATGTCTTTTTTTGGATTTAATACAATTGGTTTTATTGTTGTTTTGATAGTTATTTTAGCCTTGTGGATGTTTACTAAACTAACAGTTGAGATAGACAGTGAATTTCTCAGAATTAAATTCGGTGCCGGGATTATTCGTAAAAAATTTCCTATCAATGAAATTAAATCATGCAGAGAAGTAAAAAATCACTGGTATTATGGTTGGGGAATCAGAATTACACCACATGGTATTTTATATAATGTATCTGGACTCTTCGCAGTTGAGCTTGAGATGAAAAAAGGCAGAAAATATCGTATTGGCACAGATGAGCCGGAAAAACTGGTTCAAGCAATTCAGGAAGCAATCGGGACTTAACATGATAACTAAGTTGAAAATAAGGTAAAGATTTATAGCTGATTATATTTTGGATAACAATTTCAGAAAGGAGCAAGTAAAAATGAAAGATAACTGGAAGATATCAAATAGAGTTGCGCAGATACAAAAATCTGCAATCCACGAAATGACAAGATTATCAAAAGAAGTAGAAGATGTAGCTTTCTTGTCCTGGGCAAAACCAACCTCTGATACACCAGAACATATCAAAGAAGGAGCAATTTCTGCAATAAGAAATGGACTTGTAGGAGGGTATTCAGAAAATGCAGGCTTATTAGACTTACGAAGAGAGATAGTTAAGAAGCTCAATCGAGATAACACTGTAGATGCTAATATTTCACAAATATTGGTTACTGTTGGTGCTATTGAGGGTTTATCTGCAGCAGTGATGTCAGTTATTGACCCAGGGGATGAAGTTATTTTGCCATCTCCAACTTACTCAACACATATTCGGCAGGTTATTATTGCCTCTGGAAAACCTGTTCTAATTCCTTTGAGCGAGGAGGATGGGTTTGCTCTAAATATTGAGGATATTAAAAAAGCAATAACCCCTAAGACAAAAGCAATTATGTACTGTTCTCCTAACAATCCCACTGGAACTGTGTTCAGTGAAGAAGAACTTTGTCAACTTGCCGAAATCGCTTTAGAGAATAACTTAATGGTTATCACTGATGAAGCTTATGAATATTTTGTCTACGATAACAATAAACATTTTAGCATCGCTTCAATTCCAGAAATGAGAAAGAATGTTGTAAGCTGTTATACTTTCACAAAGACATATGCTATGACTGGCTGGAGAATCGGTTATCTGCATGCCGATGAGGAGTTGATTCCACAAATCACAAAAGCACACATTCCTTTTGCAATCTGTGCGCCAGTAGTTTCTCAATATGCAGCGATTGCTGCCTTGAAGGGCTCTCAGGATTGTGTTAAAAAATTCAGAAATAATTACCTTGCTACTCGTAACCTTATGTGTGACCGTCTTGATAGACTTGATTCAGTATTTTCCTATGTAAAACCTGTTGGTTCTTATCTTATGTTTCCTAAAATATTATTAGAAGAAGGAAAGGACTCAATAACTTTTTGCAAAAAACTTTTGAAAGAAGCTAAAGTATCTTCAACACCAGGAATAGCTTTTGGACCAACTGGAGAGAGTCATTTAAGATTGTCATTTTGTGTGTCAGAGGCGGAAATAAATAAAGCTTTTGATAGGATAGAAGCTTATTTTAATTAATTTTCTAATCTGTTGATGTAAATAGAAATTTTTTATTTTGCTTTATGCATAAATACAGGCTTAACCACTTATCCTAATTATTGATGCCCTTTTGGGTATGTTTAAGTAAATGTTCTTAAAAATCCATTTGCACTTGTAGTCCAATGTATTGATGCTGGTAAAAATGAAATTGAATTTGAGAATACTGATTATGCTTTTATCAAAATAATTAATGATAAGATTTTCAAAACTAATTTTAGAAAGAAACGAATTGATCTTACAAAGATTAGATATGTTTCCAAACCAAGAAAAAGTCCACCAGAATTTGTGGTGTATAGAAACCAGAAGACTTTGTTTGTGGACCCTCTAGATCCGAGAATAAAAAAACTTTAATGTTAATATAGAATTCTGCTTATATTTTAATTTTAACTAAAATTACTACGAGGTAATATGAATAAGTTATTTATATGGGGAGAAATAGTTGTAGTTGTGACTTCATTCCCAATTTTGGCAAAAGCAATACCCTTGTTCAAAAAATTGTTACTTCCACCTATGAATAAAGAGAAAAGAATAGAAATGGTAAAAATAATCCTGCCGATGCTGGTACCAGTATTAGCTGTTGAAATTGTATTAGATGCCTTGAATTCTCCCTATGCCTTTGTTTTCTCTTCTGCTATGTTTATATTATGGATGTGTCTTCTAATTCCTTTGTATCTGTCCGTTTTCAGAAAGGCTCGGCATGGAGTTCTCAAATTATTAGGTGTAGGAATAGCATGGGCAATATTTTTTATTTGTTTAGCAATTTCTATAGACAACACTTCTTGACAAATAGTTCATTAAGGGATATTTGATTTTGCTTACTTGCTTTCCTCTAAAATCTTCTCAGCTTTATCTTTATAAGTTTCTGGCACCAGAACCTTAACCTCTCCCAAACCATTTAGAGTCAATCCATATATTTTTCCAATAGCTTCCTGTTTCAGTCTGACAGGAATCCCGTTACTTTCAAGTTTTCCCTTAATAATGTAACCCTCTATTTGCCCTTGGGCTT
This window harbors:
- a CDS encoding pyridoxal phosphate-dependent aminotransferase, which codes for MKDNWKISNRVAQIQKSAIHEMTRLSKEVEDVAFLSWAKPTSDTPEHIKEGAISAIRNGLVGGYSENAGLLDLRREIVKKLNRDNTVDANISQILVTVGAIEGLSAAVMSVIDPGDEVILPSPTYSTHIRQVIIASGKPVLIPLSEEDGFALNIEDIKKAITPKTKAIMYCSPNNPTGTVFSEEELCQLAEIALENNLMVITDEAYEYFVYDNNKHFSIASIPEMRKNVVSCYTFTKTYAMTGWRIGYLHADEELIPQITKAHIPFAICAPVVSQYAAIAALKGSQDCVKKFRNNYLATRNLMCDRLDRLDSVFSYVKPVGSYLMFPKILLEEGKDSITFCKKLLKEAKVSSTPGIAFGPTGESHLRLSFCVSEAEINKAFDRIEAYFN
- a CDS encoding DUF2007 domain-containing protein, with the protein product MKTEKVEEKWVIVFKAQGQIEGYIIKGKLESNGIPVRLKQEAIGKIYGLTLNGLGEVKVLVPETYKDKAEKILEESK